The Panicum virgatum strain AP13 chromosome 5K, P.virgatum_v5, whole genome shotgun sequence genome has a window encoding:
- the LOC120706543 gene encoding presenilin-like protein At1g08700, whose protein sequence is MDLAAASPAPEPAAEEPPSASSVLDSLGAEVLAVMSPVSICMALVVLLISLLAPPSSGSAGASPPPVTAATLVYLESPSDTPGQKLLGALLDAAVFVALVAAVTFVLVALYYYRCTGFLKNYMRFSAFFVIFSMGGAIAAAVLRRLAAPLDAPTAFLLLFNGAAVGVLSVFASAVPILVRQGYMVALAVIVAAWLSRLPEWTTWIMLVALALYDLVAVLAPRGPLRMLVELASSRDDELPALVYESRPTVGLATSSSSYASAMGSVEMQTMTDSGRAGGSRYDRVEQDEHASSAVVEMRDLGRGRSSIGEMNRSRGSVLQMDNLEREVPVTSAKLPSNEGGSSQHAVIQIEQHGEEETAPLVSAASTNNAASDEEHRQSSSSEPLDFEMFESTRGIKLGLGDFVFYSVLVGRAAMYDLMTVYACYLAIIAGLGCTLILLSICRHALPALPISIMLGVTFYFLTRLLMEPFVVGASTNLVMF, encoded by the coding sequence ATggatctcgccgccgcctcaccgGCGCCGGAGCCCGCCGCGGAGGAGCCGCCTAGCGCCTCCTCCGTGCTCGACAGCCTCGGCGCGGAGGTGCTGGCGGTCATGTCCCCGGTCTCCATCTGCATGGCCCTCGTCGTGCTCCTCAtctccctcctcgcgccgccgtcctccgggtccgcgggggcctcgcctcCGCCGGTCACCGCGGCGACGCTCGTCTACCTCGAGTCCCCCAGCGACACCCCGGGCCAGAAGCTCCTCGGCGCGCTCCTCGATGCcgcggtcttcgtcgccctcgtcgccgccgtcaccTTCGTCCTCGTCGCGCTCTACTACTACCGCTGCACGGGCTTCCTCAAGAACTACATGCGCTTCTCCGCCTTCTTcgtcatcttctccatgggcggcgccatcgccgccgcggtgctccgccgcctcgcGGCCCCGCTCGACGCGCCAACCGCGTTCCTGCTCCTCTTCAACGGCGCCGCGGTCGGCGTCCTCTCTGTCTTCGCGTCCGCCGTTCCCATCCTCGTCCGCCAGGGGTATATGGTCGCGCTCGCCGTCATCGTCGCCGCCTGGCTCTCCAGGCTTCCCGAGTGGACCACATGGATCATGCTCGTCGCCCTCGCCCTGTACGACCTCGTCGCCGTCCTCGCGCCGCGGGGACCACTCAGGATGCTTGTGGAGCTGGCCTCCTCCAGGGATGACGAGCTCCCAGCGCTCGTCTACGAGTCCCGGCCTACAGTCGGCCTGGCGACAAGTTCTTCCTCTTATGCTTCGGCCATGGGGTCGGTGGAGATGCAGACCATGACAGATTCTGGTCGGGCTGGTGGTAGCCGGTATGACAGGGTGGAGCAGGATGAACATGCCAGTAGTGCTGTTGTGGAGATGAGGGATCTTGGAAGAGGCCGATCAAGCATTGGTGAGATGAACAGATCAAGAGGTTCTGTGCTTCAAATGGATAACCTTGAAAGGGAGGTTCCAGTGACTTCAGCGAAGCTGCCATCAAATGAGGGTGGGAGTTCACAGCATGCCGTCATTCAAATTGAACAGCATGGGGAAGAAGAGACAGCGCCTCTTGTGTCGGCAGCATCTACCAACAATGCAGCTTCAGATGAGGAGCATAGACAAAGTTCATCCTCGGAGCCTCTGGATTTTGAGATGTTTGAATCTACCAGGGGCATCAAGCTGGGCCTTGGTGATTTTGTTTTCTACAGTGTGCTTGTTGGGAGAGCTGCTATGTATGATCTGATGACTGTGTATGCATGCTACCTTGCCATCATTGCTGGACTCGGCTGCACCCTAATCTTGCTGTCGATATGCCGGCATGCACTGCCTGCACTCCCGATATCTATTATGCTCGGAGTGACATTCTACTTCTTGACGCGGTTGCTGATGGAGCCATTTGTGGTTGGTGCCTCCACAAACTTGGTGATGTTCTGA
- the LOC120706544 gene encoding histidine biosynthesis bifunctional protein hisIE, chloroplastic-like — MAAAPAAAPARALAPSSSYSPPSRGVSFCSGTSRPNVRAAAASASAPGWRRWEPAVSVAAGSAQSALGALAVDPKVDTLLDSVKWDSKGLAVAIAQNVDTGAILMQGFANKEALAKTISSKKATFFSRSRSSLWTKGETSMNFINVHDIFLDCDRDSIIYLGKPDGPTCHTGAETCYYTSVYDALQGSKPNEDRQVTTTLYSLEDTISRRQEEATEGSGKPSWTKKLLLDNQLLCSKIREEAGELIQTLLENEDQSRTASEMADLLYHAMVLLRVKDVKMEEVLEVLRKRFSQSGIAEKASRNKS, encoded by the exons atggcggcggctccggcggccgcaCCGGCTCGCGCCctcgcgccctcctcctcctactcTCCCCCGAGCCGCGGCGTCAGCTTCTGCAGCGGGACGTCCCGCCCCAACgttcgcgccgccgcggcctcggcttCGGCACCGGGATGGCGGCGCTGGGAACCAGCGGTCTCCGTGGCGGCGGGCTCTGCTCAGTCGGCGCTAGGAGCTCTAGCCGTCGACCCCAAG GTTGACACATTACTAGACAGTGTGAAGTGGGACAGCAAAGGGTTGGCTGTTGCTATTGCGCAAAATGTGGATACTGGAGCCATTCTTATGCAGGGGTTTGCCAACAAAGAAGCCCTTGCAAAAACTATATCAAGCAAGAAAGCTACATTCTTTAGCCGCTCACGGTCTTCCTTGTGGACAAAAGGGGAGACATCCATGAACTTCATCAATGTGCATGACATTTTCCTGGACTGTGACCGTGATTCT ATAATATACCTTGGAAAGCCTGATGGACCTACCTGCCACACAGGAGCAGAAACCTGTTATTATACTTCAGTTTATGATGCTCTACAAGGTTCGAAG CCGAATGAAGATAGGCAAGTCACAACAACCCTATACTCACTCGAAGATACGATTAGTAGACGGCAGGAGGAGGCAACTGAAGGAAGTGGCAAGCCATCATGGACGAAAAAATTACTGCTTGATAACCAGCTACTTTGCTCAAAAATACG TGAAGAAGCAGGTGAGCTGATTCAAACACTGCTGGAGAACGAGGACCAATCTCGCACGGCTTCGGAAATGGCTGATCTGCTGTACCATGCAATGGTGCTGCTCAGAGTCAAGGATGTGAAGATGGAAGAAGTCCTTGAGGTCCTGAGGAAGAGATTTTCGCAGTCTGGTATCGCGGAGAAGGCCAGCCGCAATAAATCTTAG
- the LOC120706545 gene encoding E3 ubiquitin-protein ligase SIRP1-like: MAEQEGAGRYWCHMCAVAVRPAEGEPEMKCPHCHSGFLEEMETARSAAAADGGEGGGALAEVYPGADRPSSIWAHAILSTVDSSIRRRRSRRQQEPGGFLHDWDEHDFTRRRRRVTAFLRLLHELRERQLQRLEAAADVAIEGDQLTPFGRSLFIGAAAGGEHGVALGDYFLGTGLDALVQQLTEGDAGRQGTPPAKKEAVEAMPTVEIAGGTGDEAASCPVCLEDYAPGERAREMPCRHRFHANCIVPWLEMHSSCPVCRFQLPADDDNKSSCSGGPDGGGYVSVDADHEGNDNGGGGDGRAGSAGNAEPEHIGNAVAEAEEGNRRLPATIQWLNSMFSPSGGSSSSSSSSQHWED, encoded by the coding sequence ATGGCGGAGCAGGAGGGCGCCGGGAGGTACTGGTGCCACATGTGCGCCGTGGCGGTGAGGCCCGCGGAGGGCGAGCCGGAGATGAAGTGCCCGCACTGCCACAGCGGCTTCCTCGAGGAGATGGAGACCGCCCGCAGCGCGGcagcggccgacggcggcgaaggcggcggcgcgttggCCGAGGTGTACCCCGGCGCGGACCGCCCGAGCTCCATCTGGGCGCACGCCATCCTCAGCACGGTGGACAgctccatccgccgccgccgcagccggcgccagCAGGAGCCCGGCGGCTTCCTCCACGACTGGGACGAGCACGActtcacgcgccgccgccgccgcgtcaccGCGTTCCTGCGCCTCTTGCACGAGCTCCGGGAGCGCCAGCTGCAGCGCCTGGAAGCAGCCGCCGACGTCGCCATCGAGGGCGACCAGCTGACCCCTTTCGGCCGGAGCCTTTtcatcggcgccgccgccggcggcgagcatggcGTGGCGCTGGGCGACTACTTCCTCGGCACCGGCCTCGACGCCCTGGTGCAACAGCTGACCGAGGGCGACGCCGGTCGCCAAGGCACGCCGCCGGCCAAGAAGGAGGCCGTCGAGGCAATGCCCACCGTAGAGATCGCGGGGGGCACCGGCGACGAGGCTGCCAGCTGCCCGGTCTGCCTGGAGGACTACGCGCCCGGCGAACGCGCCCGGGAGATGCCCTGCAGGCACAGGTTCCACGCCAACTGCATCGTGCCATGGCTCGAGATGCACAGCTCCTGCCCCGTCTGCCGGTTCCAGCTGCCGGCCGACGACGACAACAAGAGCTCGTGCAGCGGTGGCCCCGACGGCGGTGGCTATGTCAGCGTCGATGCCGATCACGAAGGCAAcgacaatggcggcggcggggatggcaGGGCAGGCTCTGCTGGGAATGCCGAGCCAGAGCACATCGGCAATGCCGTTGCGGAAGCCGAAGAGGGCAACAGGCGGCTGCCGGCGACCATACAGTGGCTCAACAGCATGTTCTCGCCgtccggcggcagcagcagcagcagcagcagctctcaGCATTGGGAGGATTGA
- the LOC120706547 gene encoding pyruvate kinase, cytosolic isozyme-like — MAAAAAAGGEPAWGEAPAGRRRPKTKIVCTLGPASRSVEMISRLLRAGMCVARFNFSHGSHEYHQETLDNLRAAMDRTGILCAVMLDTKGPEIRTGFLKDGKPIQLKKGQEITISTDYSIKGDEKMISMSYKKLAVDLKPGSVILCADGTITLTVLHCDKEQGLVRCRCENTSMLGERKNVNLPGVIVDLPTLTDKDKEDILKWGVPNKIDMIALSFVRKGSDLVEVRKVLGEHAKSIMLMSKVENQKGVANFDDILANSDAFMVARGDLGMEIPIEKIFFAQKVMIFKCNIQGKPVVTATQMLESMIKSPRPTRAEATDVANAVLDGSDCVMLSGETAAGAYPELAVQTMAKICLQAESCVDYGAVFKSIMASAPIPMSPLESLASSAVRTANSAKAALILVLTKGGTTARLVAKYRPSMPILSVVVPELKTDSFDWTCSDEGPARQSLIVRGVIPMLSAATAKAFDSEATDEAVGFAIENAKAMGLCNTGASVVALHRIGTASVIKLLTVN, encoded by the exons atggcggcggcggcggcggcgggcggcgagccggcgtgGGGGGAGGCGCccgcggggcggcgccggcccaaGACCAAGATCGTCTGCACGCTCGGCCCGGCGTCGCGCTCCGTCGAGATGATCTCGCGCCTGCTGCGCGCCGGCATGTGCGTCGCGCGCTTCAACTTCTCCCACGGCTCCCACGAGTACCACCAGGAGACGCTCGAcaacctccgcgccgccatGGACCGCACCGGGATCCTCTGCGCCGTCATGCTCGACACCAAG GGTCCAGAGATCCGAACTGGATTTTTGAAAGATGGGAAGCCTATTCAATTGAAGAAGGGTCAAGAAATCACAATTTCCACAGATTATAGCATTAAGGGTGATGAGAAAATGATATCGATGAGCTACAAGAAGCTCGCAGTGGATCTGAAACCAGGCAGTGTCATATTGTGTGCTGATGGTACCATCACTCTTACTGTGCTTCACTGTGATAAAGAGCAAGGCTTGGTTCGCTGCCGTTGTGAGAACACTTCTATGCTGGGTGAGAGGAAGAATGTTAATCTTCCAGGAGTTATTGTTGATCTCCCAACACTCACTGACAAGGACAAGGAGGATATCCTTAAGTGGGGTGTCCCAAACAAGATTGACATGATTGCCTTGTCATTTGTTCGCAAGGGTTCAGATCTTGTGGAGGTTAGAAAGGTACTTGGCGAGCATGCCAAGTCCATAATGCTGATGTCAAAG GTTGAGAATCAAAAGGGAGTAGCCAACTTTGATGATATCCTGGCAAACTCTGATGCGTTTATGGTGGCAAGAGGTGATTTAGGGATGGAAATTCCTATAGAGAAAATTTTCTTTGCACAGAAGGTGATGATTTTCAAGTGCAACATTCAGGGAAAGCCTGTTGTTACTGCCACTCAGATGTTGGAATCTATGATCAAGTCTCCTCGCCCTACTCGAGCAGAAGCAACTGATGTTGCAAATGCAGTGCTTGATGGCTCCGACTGCGTCATGCTTAGTGGTGAGACAGCTGCTGGGGCATATCCAGAGCTGGCTGTGCAGACTATGGCCAAGATCTGCTTGCAAGCAGAGTCTTGTGTTGACTATGGTGCTGTATTCAAATCAATCATGGCCTCAGCTCCAATTCCAATGAGCCCATTGGAGAGCCTTGCATCATCGGCTGTCCGCACAGCAAACTCTGCCAAGGCAGCGCTTATCTTGGTCCTGACTAAGGGAGGAACAActgctaggcttgtggccaagtaTAGGCCATCCATGCCGATACTGTCTGTCGTAGTTCCAGAGCTGAAGACCGACTCCTTCGACTGGACCTGCAGTGATGAGGGGCCAGCACGGCAGAGCCTCATTGTGAGGGGTGTGATCCCAATGCTGAGTGCCGCCACTGCCAAGGCCTTCGACAGTGAAGCCACTGATGAAGCTGTCGGTTTTGCCATCGAGAATGCGAAGGCTATGGGGCTATGCAACACCGGCGCGTCTGTTGTGGCCCTGCACCGGATCGGGACTGCATCCGTCATCAAGCTCTTGACTGTGAACTAG